A region from the Lytechinus variegatus isolate NC3 chromosome 6, Lvar_3.0, whole genome shotgun sequence genome encodes:
- the LOC121416486 gene encoding uncharacterized protein LOC121416486, giving the protein MLQMGSSASTRRIPPVQKIAEPPSVENSDASREVGGHDESDSGPVAPEGIIEPSNPAALADTLADISDVLLVDSAAAKAKLKQEFSEEIKQCLIPVKEGIQHIQECDNFPCVSCNGHMRAINKVSGNKNIDRNAAADGLAIDTDYCKMFSYRWSKGKLLQQIEDADADAEELTPEKKRIFTFYIELLGSSWNFTDKSEYFCLRMEEDGCLSLISDWFLHLIEGSNSRNKWVDDLVFDAMNVLDNSCMRVRALAPKHHRVVPALQKFSESTGRLTQTIAFMTLAKLVKKEEADKLSTNTKCIFFLMSLLRKCLSTRDHKASINRQTAKKNTVTVVSLDAEELVKSVEDLAINDINKQLIATEGGIPLLAELLKPNCSTEEKTSAANTIWRLAFLKENKEKLRKFKGIIYNLTEYSQSEHEKLRTACMGALFEIYESRLPENLKSKKTDDGSPQKAPSDTAKSTGHIMLSYKWEHPSKPVMREFKKELRKRGYAVWMDEDHMMGDKIGAMAEAVENAEMIIACITSGYQDSQDCRTEASYAYECKKKIIPVKVKADFKPSGWLGGITAGKIYYIVQKAEFVSEVLPSIIEKEFAVQKETIQKVNATTGSQLPEQEPNSPPTESQVPGWDSKRVQDWLAANNVTSRNKALKSINGTQLLQLKKQLTTVPHAFYQSMKDDMKVPYLDVLSLAAALENLE; this is encoded by the exons ATGCTACAGATGGGTTCTTCTGCAAGTACTAGAAGGATCCCACCAGTGCAAAAGATCGCAGAACCTCCATCTGTCGAAAACTCAGACGCTAGCCGAGAAGTAGGAGGCCACGATGAATCGGACAGTGGTCCAGTGGCACCGGAAGGAATAATTGAGCCATCCAACCCGGCAGCTCTTGCTGACACCCTGGCTGATATTTCAGACGTTCTGCTTGTTGACTCTGCAGCTGCAAAGGCAAAATTAAAGCAGGAGTTCAGTGAGGAGATCAAACAATGTCTTATCCCTGTAAAGGAAGGTATCCAGCACATCCAGGAATGTGACAATTTCCCATGTGTCTCGTGCAACGGGCACATGAGGGCTATCAACAAAGTTTCTGGGAACAAGAACATTGACCGCAACGCTGCCGCGGATGGGTTGGCCATTGACACGGACTACTGCAAAATGTTTAGCTATAGATGGTCAAAGGGGAAATTGTTACAACAGATCGAGGATGCTGATGCTGATGCTGAAGAATTGACGCCTGAAAAGAAAAGGATATTTACGTTTTATATTGAACTGTTAGGTTCCAGTTGGAACTTCACCGATAAGTCCGAGTACTTCTGTCTGCGAATGGAAGAGGACGGGTGCCTGTCGTTGATATCAGACTGGTTTTTACATCTGATCGAGGGTTCAAACTCCAGAAATAAATGGGTTGATGATCTAGTCTTCGATGCAATGAACGTACTTGACAATTCATGCATGAGAGTGCGCGCGTTGGCTCCGAAGCACCACCGAGTCGTACCTGCTCTTCAGAAGTTTAGCGAGTCAACAGGAAGACTCACCCAGACAATCGCGTTTATGACGTTGGCTAAGCTGGTGAAGAAAGAAGAAGCCGACAAGCTATCCACCAATAccaaatgcatattttttctAATGTCTCTTCTCAGGAAATGCCTCTCAACTAGAGACCACAAGGCCTCAATTAACAGACAAACAGCTAAGAAGAACACTGTCACCGTAGTAAGTCTAGATGCAGAAGAGCTTGTGAAATCCGTAGAAGATCTAGCCATTAATGATATCAACAAACAGCTCATTGCTACAGAAGGTGGGATCCCACTCCTCGCGGAATTGCTCAAACCAAATTGTTCGACCGAAGAGAAGACCTCTGCCGCGAATACCATCTGGAGACTGGCATTCCtcaaggaaaataaagaaaaactcCGCAAATTCAAGGGTATCATATACA ATCTGACCGAGTATTCCCAAAGTGAGCACGAAAAACTCCGTACAGCCTGCATGGGAGCTCTCTTCGAGATCTACGAATCCAGACTTCCTGAAAACCTGAAGAGCAAGAAAACCGACGATGGGTCACCGCAGAAGGCGCCATCCGACACTGCAAAGTCAACTGGACACATCATGCTCAGCTACAAATGGGAACACCCGTCCAAACCTGTGATGCGTGAGTTCAAGAAGGAGCTTCGTAAAAGAGGATACGCTGTGTGGATGGATGAGGACCATATGA TGGGTGATAAAATTGGAGCGATGGCAGAAGCTGTAGAGAATGCTGAGATGATAATTGCCTGTATTACAAGTGGTTACCAAGATAGTCAAGACTGCAGAACAG AAGCATCTTATGCATATGAATGCAAGAAGAAGATTATTCCAGTGAAAGTTAAGGCCGACTTCAAACCTTCTGGCTGGCTAGGGGGTATTACGGCCGGGAAGATATACTACATCGTGCAAAAAGCAGAGTTCGTCTCCGAAGTACTTCCTAGCATCATAGAAAAAGAATTCGCTGTGCAGAAAGAAACAATCCAGAAGGTGAATGCTACGACAG GGTCACAATTGCCGGAACAGGAACCGAATTCACCTCCAACAGAATCCCAAGTACCCGGATGGGATTCAAAGAGAGTCCAGGATTGGCTGGCAGCGAACAACGTCACATCACGTAACAAAGCGCTTAAATCCATCAACGGAACTCAGTTGCTGCAGCTCAAGAAACAGCTTACCACAGTACCACATGCGTTCTACCAGTCCATGAAAGATGATATGAAGGTTCCGTACCTTGACGTTCTTTCCCTCGCAGCTGCACTTGAAAACCTTGAATAG